In one window of Longimicrobiaceae bacterium DNA:
- a CDS encoding Maf family protein, which produces MPDADALQPPPLILASQSPRRAELIGRLGLEFETLPADIDESYLGDEMPAAHAERLAREKAVAVARDRPEALVVGSDTIVVLGSNVLGKPKDDGEAVEMLLRLSGRDHEVHTGIAVSHGGRIESGLERVRVRFRSLDRRECEEYVATREPMDKAGAYGIQGFGSAIVERIEGDYFAVMGLPVVRMLGLIERFGWRYGFGELRRVGEAE; this is translated from the coding sequence ATGCCGGACGCCGACGCCCTGCAGCCCCCGCCCCTGATCCTTGCCTCGCAGTCTCCCCGCCGCGCCGAGCTGATCGGCCGTCTGGGCCTGGAGTTCGAAACCCTCCCCGCCGACATCGACGAGAGCTACCTGGGCGACGAGATGCCCGCCGCGCACGCGGAGCGCCTGGCCCGCGAGAAGGCCGTCGCCGTCGCCCGCGACCGGCCCGAGGCGCTGGTGGTGGGCTCCGACACAATCGTCGTCCTCGGCAGCAACGTGCTCGGCAAGCCGAAGGACGACGGCGAGGCCGTGGAGATGCTGCTGCGCCTGTCCGGCCGCGACCACGAGGTGCACACCGGGATCGCAGTGTCCCACGGCGGCCGGATCGAGTCCGGCCTGGAGCGCGTCCGGGTCCGCTTCCGCTCGCTGGACCGCCGCGAGTGCGAGGAGTACGTCGCCACCCGCGAGCCGATGGACAAGGCCGGCGCGTACGGCATCCAGGGCTTCGGCTCCGCCATCGTGGAGCGGATCGAGGGCGACTACTTCGCGGTGATGGGGCTGCCGGTGGTGCGGATGCTGGGGTTGATCGAGAGGTTCGGGTGGAGGTACGGGTTCGGGGAGCTACGGCGCGTAGGGGAGGCGGAATGA
- a CDS encoding amphi-Trp domain-containing protein: protein MNELEDRDIDKVYSKKDFVAKLRRLADALEQEKPFTIQVAGERMVVPVDARVSVEHERSGGEDELEFQLRWTRQQG, encoded by the coding sequence ATGAACGAGCTGGAGGACCGCGACATCGACAAGGTGTACTCCAAGAAGGACTTCGTCGCCAAGCTGCGCCGCCTGGCCGACGCGCTGGAGCAGGAGAAGCCGTTCACCATCCAGGTGGCCGGCGAGCGGATGGTGGTCCCGGTGGACGCCCGGGTGAGCGTGGAGCACGAGCGCTCCGGGGGCGAGGACGAGCTGGAGTTCCAGCTCCGGTGGACGCGGCAGCAGGGCTGA
- the dtd gene encoding D-aminoacyl-tRNA deacylase — translation MRVVLQRVSRARVTVEGRVTGEIGRGLLLLAGFTGGDTEDTLRWMAEKVVGLRVFTDAEGKMNLSVDEVDGAVLVVSQFTLYGDARKGRRPSFVDAARPEAAVPLYERFVEMLRAAGRPVETGEFGAMMQVELVNDGPVTLVLER, via the coding sequence ATGCGCGTCGTCCTGCAGCGCGTCTCCCGCGCCCGCGTCACCGTGGAGGGCCGCGTCACCGGCGAGATCGGCCGGGGGCTGCTCCTCCTCGCCGGCTTCACCGGCGGCGACACGGAGGACACGCTCCGCTGGATGGCGGAGAAGGTCGTGGGGCTGCGCGTCTTCACCGACGCCGAGGGGAAGATGAACCTGTCCGTGGACGAAGTGGACGGCGCCGTCCTGGTCGTCTCGCAGTTCACGCTGTACGGCGACGCGCGGAAGGGCCGCCGTCCGAGCTTCGTGGACGCCGCGCGCCCGGAGGCCGCCGTCCCGCTGTACGAGCGCTTCGTGGAGATGCTTCGCGCCGCCGGCCGCCCGGTGGAGACCGGCGAGTTCGGCGCGATGATGCAGGTGGAGCTGGTGAACGACGGCCCGGTGACGCTGGTGCTGGAGCGCTGA